A single Nicotiana tabacum cultivar K326 chromosome 5, ASM71507v2, whole genome shotgun sequence DNA region contains:
- the LOC142180829 gene encoding uncharacterized protein LOC142180829, with product MGKINDIVLSWIMNVVSSELLSGIVYKSSAHKVWTDLKDKYDKVDGSRIFYVHKEISTLSQEIYSMSAYFAKLTDLWEEYDALKPCPGCDCPESKIYAEYFEYQRLLRFLMGLNESYSQLRSQVLMMTPVPSVNKAYSMVISEENFKMSKKASEYQQRPKVNLTAHEIQQTHGKQLANAVIQEEQ from the exons atgggaaaaatcAATGATATAGTGCTATCTTGGATCATGAATGTTGTGAGTAGTGAGTTGCTTAGTGGAATCGTGTACAAGTCTAGTGCACACAAAGTTTGGACAGATTTGAAAGATAAATATGATAAGGTTGATGGATCTAGAATATTTTATGTACACAAAGAGATATCTACATTGTCTCAAGAGATTTATTCAATGTCAGCATACTTTGCTAAGTTGACAGACCTTTGGGAAGAGTATGATGCTCTCAAGCCCTGCCCAGGATGTGATTGTCCAGAATCAAAGATTTATGCTGAGTATTTCGAATACCAGAGGCTACTGCGGTTTCTTATGGGCCTAAATGAATCCTATAGTCAGCTTAGAAGCCAGGTTTTGATGATGACTCCAGTTCCAAGTGTTAACAAGGCATACTCCATGGTGATATCAGAAGAGA ATTTCAAGATGAGTAAGAAGGCTAGTGAATATCAACAAAGACCTAAGGTAAACTTGACAGCACATGAGATACAGCAGACACATGGGAAACAGTTAGCTAATGCAGTAATACAGGAGGAGCAGTAG